One segment of Stappia sp. 28M-7 DNA contains the following:
- a CDS encoding esterase-like activity of phytase family protein: protein MAADGVARPADTMIRLPAIRLSAQRGLALAASLFAALLVVEPAPARAVIDVPFQDVTVRSKRIEAFRIGRADEPRFGELTFLGGLELLSGNRHMGGLSGLVLSPDGSRMTAIADNGLWFTATIDAEPDGRPLAVRDAQLSAIVGPDGRPLMDRGRGDAEALTLRRNPDGTGELYMATERYHAIYAFPYPLADLRTPGRELDLPPALRQLRHNKGMEAIAFANSGPLSGTLVVVSERGQTFNSNLPGFLLGGPTPGTFTVLRQDSYDATDATFLDNGDMVLLERRFTLRHGVGMRVRLLPAAELKPGAMVVGRVLLEAGFSEQIDNMEGVAIHRNDAGETILTIISDDNRSILQRTLLLRFRIDG from the coding sequence GTGGCCGCGGACGGCGTCGCGCGGCCCGCTGACACCATGATCCGCCTGCCGGCGATCCGGCTTTCCGCACAGCGCGGCCTCGCGCTGGCGGCTTCCCTGTTCGCCGCCTTGCTGGTGGTCGAACCGGCCCCGGCTCGCGCCGTCATCGACGTCCCCTTTCAGGACGTGACGGTCCGCAGCAAGCGGATCGAGGCCTTTCGCATCGGCCGCGCCGACGAGCCGCGCTTCGGCGAACTCACCTTTCTCGGTGGACTGGAGCTGCTGTCCGGCAATCGTCACATGGGCGGCCTTTCGGGACTGGTGCTGAGCCCCGACGGCAGCCGGATGACCGCCATCGCCGACAACGGCCTGTGGTTCACGGCAACCATCGACGCGGAGCCCGACGGGCGGCCGCTCGCGGTTCGCGACGCCCAGCTCAGCGCCATCGTCGGTCCTGACGGCCGGCCGCTGATGGATCGCGGCCGCGGCGATGCGGAGGCCCTGACGCTGCGCCGCAATCCGGATGGTACCGGCGAGCTCTACATGGCGACCGAGCGCTACCACGCGATCTACGCCTTCCCCTACCCGCTCGCCGACCTGCGTACGCCCGGACGCGAGCTCGACCTGCCTCCCGCCCTGCGTCAGCTGCGCCACAACAAGGGCATGGAGGCCATCGCCTTCGCCAATTCCGGCCCGCTTTCCGGCACGCTGGTCGTGGTCTCGGAGCGCGGACAGACCTTCAACTCGAACCTGCCGGGCTTCCTGCTCGGCGGACCGACGCCGGGTACCTTCACGGTTCTGCGACAGGACTCCTACGACGCGACCGACGCGACCTTCCTCGACAATGGCGACATGGTGCTGCTGGAGCGGCGGTTCACCCTGCGCCATGGCGTCGGCATGCGGGTTCGCCTGCTGCCGGCAGCGGAGCTGAAACCCGGCGCCATGGTGGTCGGCCGCGTGCTGCTGGAGGCGGGCTTTTCCGAGCAGATCGACAACATGGAAGGCGTCGCCATCCACCGGAACGACGCCGGAGAGACCATCCTCACCATCATCTCCGACGACAACCGCTCGATCCTGCAGCGCACGCTGCTGCTGCGCTTCCGCATCGACGGCTGA
- a CDS encoding aspartate-semialdehyde dehydrogenase: MAYKIAVVGATGNVGREMLDILDERGFPAREVVPVASRRSQGVDVSFGDRTLTCQAIDHFDFSDVDICLMSAGGTVSKEWSPKIAAKGCVVIDNSSAWRYDSDVPLIVPEVNADAITGFTKKNIIANPNCSTAQLVVALKPLHDAATIRRVVVSTYQSVSGAGKDGMDELFNQTRSVFVNDPITPEKFTKRIAFNVIPHIDVFMEDGYTKEEWKVLAETKKMLDPKIKVTCTAVRVPVFIGHSESVNIEFERPITAEEARDILREAPGVLVVDKHEDGGYVTPYESAGEDATYVSRIREDATIENGLNMWVVADNLRKGAALNAVQIAEVLVNRGLITPKKVAA, from the coding sequence ATGGCTTACAAGATCGCAGTGGTCGGCGCGACCGGCAATGTCGGCCGCGAGATGCTCGACATTCTGGACGAGCGCGGCTTTCCGGCCCGCGAGGTCGTGCCTGTCGCCTCCCGCCGTTCGCAGGGCGTCGACGTCTCCTTCGGCGACCGGACGCTGACCTGCCAGGCCATCGACCATTTCGACTTCTCGGACGTCGACATCTGCCTGATGTCCGCCGGCGGTACCGTGTCCAAGGAGTGGTCGCCGAAGATCGCCGCCAAGGGCTGCGTCGTCATCGACAACTCCTCGGCCTGGCGTTACGACTCCGACGTGCCGCTGATCGTTCCGGAAGTGAATGCCGATGCCATCACCGGCTTCACCAAGAAGAACATCATCGCCAACCCGAACTGCTCGACCGCGCAGCTCGTCGTCGCGCTGAAGCCGCTGCACGATGCGGCCACCATTCGCCGTGTCGTCGTGTCCACCTACCAGTCGGTGTCCGGCGCGGGCAAGGACGGCATGGACGAGCTGTTCAACCAGACCCGCTCGGTCTTCGTGAACGATCCGATCACCCCGGAGAAGTTCACCAAGCGCATCGCCTTCAACGTCATCCCCCATATCGATGTCTTCATGGAGGACGGCTACACCAAGGAAGAGTGGAAGGTGCTGGCCGAGACCAAGAAGATGCTCGACCCGAAGATCAAGGTCACCTGCACCGCCGTGCGCGTGCCGGTGTTCATCGGCCATTCGGAGAGCGTCAACATCGAGTTCGAGCGCCCGATCACGGCCGAGGAGGCCCGCGACATCCTGCGTGAGGCGCCGGGTGTGCTCGTCGTCGACAAGCACGAGGATGGCGGCTACGTCACGCCCTACGAGAGCGCCGGCGAGGATGCGACCTATGTCAGCCGCATTCGCGAGGACGCCACGATCGAGAACGGGCTCAACATGTGGGTCGTTGCCGACAACCTGCGCAAGGGCGCGGCGCTGAACGCCGTGCAGATCGCCGAGGTTCTGGTCAATCGCGGCCTGATCACCCCGAAGAAGGTCGCCGCCTGA